A stretch of the Capra hircus breed San Clemente chromosome 10, ASM170441v1, whole genome shotgun sequence genome encodes the following:
- the LRRC74A gene encoding leucine-rich repeat-containing protein 74A: protein MDNDEPLEPETKDESDSVSAPQSSNETLYCEAEAPVVVEKEKPAQESSETDLEIEDTEKFFTTGQKELYLEACKLVGVVPVSYFIRNMEEPYVNLNHHGLGPKGTKAIAIALVSNTTVLTLELADNCIMKEGILSLVEMLQENYYLQEMNVSDNDLGLEGARILSEFLQNNTSSLLSLQLAGNNFKEESAELFCQALSNNYRIKSLDLSHNQFCHKAGEYLGQMLAINVGLQSLDLSWNHLYIRGVVALCNGLRSNVSLKKLDLSMNSFGNEGAAALGEVLRLNSYLTYLDLSSNNITNDGLSKISRALELNESLKVLKLFLNPISMDGALLLILSIKRNPKSRMEDIDISNVLVSEQFVKILDGVCAIHPQLDVIYKSVQALSAKKTLFTGTNPVKLIQSYADQNKISILDFFRSLNPSGETMMPVGEFRKAMIRQNKVPVNRYQVRELIKKLGEKTGMVDFRSAWPRCSDLSGLPLWPPEARNSV from the exons ATGGACAATGACGAACCTCTTGAGCCTGAGACAAAAG ATGAGAGCGACAGTGTGTCTGCACCGCAGAGCAGTAACGAAACACTCTACTGTGAGGCTGAAGCCCCTGTGGTTGTTGAGAAAGAGAAACCAGCCCAGGAGAGCTCAGAGACAGATCTTGAGATCGAAG ATACCGAGAAATTTTTCACCACTGGACAAAAGGAGCTGTACCTGGAGGCCTGCAAACTGGTGGGCGTAGTGCCTGTCTCCTACTTCATCCGGAACATGGAGGAGCCCTACGTGAACCTCAACCACCATGGGCTGGGCCCCAAGGGAACCAAGGCTATTGCTATAGCCTTGGTG TCCAACACAACTGTCCTCACGCTGGAGCTGGCGGATAACTGCATCATGAAGGAGGGTATCCTGAGCCTGGTGGAGATGCTGCAGGAAAATTACTACCTGCAGGAGATG AATGTTTCTGACAATGATCTCGGCTTGGAGGGGGCCAGAATCCTCTCCGAGTTCCTCCAGAATAACACCTCCTCGCTCCTCAGTCTTCAGCTAGCAG GAAATAACTTCAAGGAAGAATCTGCAGAGCTGTTCTGTCAAGCCTTGTCG AACAATTACAGAATTAAATCACTGGATCTCAGTCACAACCAATTCTGTCATAAGGCAGGCGAGTACCTGGGGCAGATGCTAG CCATCAATGTAGGGCTCCAGTCGCTGGATCTGAGCTGGAACCACCTCTACATCCGGGGAGTGGTGGCCTTGTGCAACGGTCTCCGG TCTAACGTGTCGCTGAAGAAACTTGACCTCTCCATGAACAGCTTTGGGAACGAGGGGGCTGCAGCCCTAGGGGAGGTCCTCAGACTCAACAGCTACCTGACCTACCTAGACCTCAGCAGCAACAACATCACCAATGACGGGCTCTCCAAAATCAGCAGAGCCCTGGAGTTGAATGAGAGTCTCAAAGTTCTGAAG CTTTTCCTGAACCCCATAAGTATGGATGGTGCTTTGTTGCTTATCCTGTCCATCAAGAGGAACCCCAAATCCAGGATGGAGGATATTGACATTTCT AATGTGCTGGTGTCCGAGCAGTTCGTGAAAATACTGGATGGCGTGTGCGCCATCCACCCCCAGCTGGACGTGATATACAAGTCAGTGCAAGCCCTCTCGGCCAAGAAAACCCTCTTCACAGGGACTAACCCCGTGAAACTGATCCAG AGCTACGCAGACCAAAACAAAATCTCCATCCTGGACTTCTTCAGGAGCCTGAACCCCAGTGGAGAGACGATGATGCCTGTGGGCGAGTTTCGGAAAGCCATGATACGG CAGAACAAGGTCCCCGTAAACCGGTACCAAGTCAGGGAGCTGATAAAGAAGCTGGGCGAGAAGACAGGCATGGTGGACTTCAGGTCAGCCTGGCCCCGCTGCTCAGACCTCTCGGGGCTGCCCCTCTGGCCCCCGGAAGCCCGCAATTCTGTCTAA